The Thalassotalea sp. LPB0316 nucleotide sequence GGTTTTAATCACATCGGCATCAGTTGCCGTAAACGCTACCTTCGGCTCACAACCTTCTTCTCTAAACGCAGTGTCTAACTGCGAGCGGCCAGTAAAACCAAAAACATAAGTCACTAATGAATACTGAGCGATATCTGCAATCGTAATATCTTTAACATTCGCAAGTGGGTGGTCTTTTCTGACAATAATACTGCGGTTCCAGTGATAGCAAGGTAACATTATCAAGTCGTTATAAAGGTGCATAGACTCCGTTGCAATCGCGAAATCTGCTTCACCTTTTGAGGCTGCATCGCTAATTTGAGCAGGCGTACCTTGATACATATGCAATGAAACTTTAGGAAACTTTTTGACAAATCCCTGAATAATATCAGGCAATGCGTAACGCGCTTGGGTGTGAGTTGTGGCGATGCGCAATTTACCTTCATCAGGCTGGGTATGCTCACGGGCAACGGCCTTAATCGCTTCCACCTTAGATAATATCTCAGTGGCAATATTAATCACTTCATTACCGGCAGGTGTAACATGGGTTAAATGTTTACCTGAGCGACCAAAGATTTGGATACCTAATTCATCCTCAAGCATCCTCACCTGCTTACTGATGCCAGGTTGTGAGGTATACAAACTTTCTGCCGTTGCAGAAACGTTCAAGTTATTATTGAGGACTTCGACAATGTACCGGAGTTGTTGGAGTTTCATAGCGCGTCTTAATTTTTCTTGCTTATATCAAAAATATAT carries:
- the cysB gene encoding HTH-type transcriptional regulator CysB, with the translated sequence MKLQQLRYIVEVLNNNLNVSATAESLYTSQPGISKQVRMLEDELGIQIFGRSGKHLTHVTPAGNEVINIATEILSKVEAIKAVAREHTQPDEGKLRIATTHTQARYALPDIIQGFVKKFPKVSLHMYQGTPAQISDAASKGEADFAIATESMHLYNDLIMLPCYHWNRSIIVRKDHPLANVKDITIADIAQYSLVTYVFGFTGRSQLDTAFREEGCEPKVAFTATDADVIKTYVRLGVGVGVIATMALDDELDKDLVRIDASHLFKASTTKIGFRRGTFLRSYMFDFIERFAPHLNRDLVTKAVLLKNNAEIDEMFADIELPVR